GTCGCCGTCGCGCCACTGCTCCCCGGTGCCCGCGACGACGGTGACCTCGCCGGTGTCCAGGTTCAGGCCCTGGAGCAGGTGAGCGGCGGTGTCGGCGATCACGGCGTGGTATCCGGCCCGCTCGGCGACCTCAGGCGGCAGCAGCGCGACCCCGGACGGCTCGGTGAACGGCTCACCGCGCCCGCCGGTGCCGAACCGGCGGACCAGCCGGGCCCCGTCCAGCTCGACGATCGAATGGTTGCCCGTGTCGGCGACCAGCAGGTGGCCGTCGGGCGTGGTGACGGCCTTGCTGGGGAAGCGCAGCGGACTCTCGGCCTCTTCGAGCGGCACGTACGGACTGCCGCCGCGGCGCAGCTTGTCCCGGTGCTTCTCGGTGAGTTCGGTGAGCACTCGGCGCAACGCCTCGGCATGCCCCTCACCAGCGGCGACGTGCACTACGTAACCCTCGGGATCAACGACGACCAGCGTCGGCCACGCGCGCACGGCGTACTGCGACCAGGTGGTGAGGTCGGGGTCGTTGAGCACCGGGTGGTGCACCTCGTACCGGCGCACCGCGGCCTCGATCGCGGCCGCCTCGCCCTCGTGGAGGAACTTGGGCGAGTGCACGCCGATGGTCACCAGCACGTCGGCGAACTCGGCCTCCAGCGGGCGCAGCTCGTCCAGCACGTGCAGGCAGTTGATGCAGCCGGAGGTCCAGAAGTCCAGCAGCACGATCTTGCCGCGCAGATCGGCGAGGCGCAGGCGCTCCCCGCCGGTGTTGATCCACTCACGACCGGCCAGCTCCGGCGCCCGCACCCGGGCCTGACGATTGCTCACGCCCCACAGCTAACACGAACCGCGCGCGATTCCCAGTCAGTGGGAGCCGTTCTCGGCGCGGGTCTTGAGGCGGCGCAGGGTCGCCTCGATGTTGCGCTGGTTCTCCTCGTCGCGCTGGAAGACGCCGGTGACCGCCGAGGTGGGCAGGCGGAACCAGGCCGGGCGGCGTTCCCAGGTGCTTTCGGTGACCACGCAGCCGGTTTCGGTGGCGGCGATGTCGTACTGCCAGCGCGACACCGGCAGCCCGCCCACCGACGTGACCTCGAAGGCGAACCGGCGACCCGCCCAGGCGTCGGTGATCTCCGAGGTGGTGCTCCAGCGCCGGACCCCGCGGCGGTTGGTGCCCTTGAACCGGGCGCCGACGACCGCCTTGCTCGCGCCGTCCAGCCAGCGGTGACCGGCGTACTCCTCGGCCAGCTCCGCGAGCACGGTCAGGTCGCTGACCAGCTCGTACACCTGCTGCGGGCTGGCGTTGACCTCGATCCGCGCCGTCGCGTTCGGTTCAGCCATAGCAGGCAAGATACAAGGTCAATTCCGGCGCAGGGCTCTGGTCACACCGGCGGCCACGGTGGTGGCCAGCGTCCAGCCCATCGCGGTGAACCCGACCGCCACCCACTTGTCGGCGCCCTCCATGAACCAGCGGCCCTTGTTGCCGAAGTCGACGATCGGCACCAGCAGGTCCACGGTGTAGAGCACCGGGCTCCACTCCAGCCCCTTGTCGTCGCTGTTCACCGCGCACCGGCCGCCGCTCTGCGCGTAGTTCTCGGTGTCGGTCAGGCACGGGTGGTCGGTCTGCCCGGCGGCGAACCACAGGCTGCCCGCGATCAGCAGCAACAGCAGCCAGCCGACCGCGCGGCCCGGCCGGTAGCCGTACCCGACCATCGAGCGCTGCAACCAGCTCCACAACCGCACCGGCGGCCCGAGGAACCGGTAACCGTCGGCCAGCGACTCGTACCGGAACTGCTGCTTCTTGAACAGCACGGTGGAGGCGTGCTCCTCGTTACCGCTGGTGCGCAGCATCTCGGCGAGCTGGTCGTACGGGCCGGGCCGGTACCCGCCCATCGCCCGGCGCAGCAACCGGATCCGCTGGTCGACCGCGGCGTCGTCCTTGATCCCGATCGGCACCTTCATCGAGTCGTACCGGAAGTCCTCCAGGTCCAGCCCGCCGGTGGCCTCCCACAGCTCCGGGTTGTCGTTGAGGGTGACGCAGTGCGCCCCGGCCAGCACCACCTGACCGCGGGGCGCGATGTCCGGCACCAGCGCGAACTCGTCGGCGGTGACCGAGCCGACGTCGAGCGCGATGCCGTCGCGTTCGCTGGACTGGAGCACCGCGCCGGTCAAGTCGACCCGGCGGGCGACCACCGCGCCGTCCAGGTTGACCCCGCCCTCGGCGTGGAACCGGCGTTCGCGGTTGGCGGTGAACACCAGGTCGCGGCCGATCCGCCCGGCCCGCACGTCCACCGAGAAGCTGGTGTTCGGCCGGACCGCGGGCTTGACCACCTCGGTGCCGTAGAGATCGATGCTGCCGCCGACCTCGATGCCCTGGAGCCGGAGCGTGCCCTCCACGGTGGCGTCGGTCAGGTGCAGGTTGCCGGCGATCTTGGCGCGGCGGGCGGAGAAGACGTCGCGTTCGTGGTGGTGGAGGGTGGCGTTCCAGGCCAGCACGTTGCCGCCGACGGTCACGTCCGACAGGCGGCACTGGCCCATCGGCACATTCAGGTTCGTCGCCTCGATGTCCCCGCTGATCTCGGTGCCGTCGATGTGCAGCGCCCGGTCGTAGTACGGCTCGACGTACCCGCGTGCCACCGAGATCTCGGCGTTCGCCAGGCGCAGCGTGCCGCCGATGTGCGCGTTGACCATGCGGATGGTGCCGGTGGCGCGGAAGTCGTCGCTCAGTTCCACGTTGCCGTCCACGCGCAGCCGGTCCGCGCTGATCGCCGGGCGCGGGTCGAGGTACGGGTCGCGGGACTTCCACTGGTCCACCACGATCGGGCCGTGCTGGCTGGTGTGCAGCCGGGCCCCGCGCAGCACGATGTCGCTGTCCACCTTGGCGCTGGGCAGGTAGATGATGCCGTTGGCGGAGAAGCGCTTGCGGGCCTTCGGCGGGCCGTAGGTGTCCACCTCGCAGAGCAGGCTGCCGCCGATGTGCAGGCCGTTGCCGTTGAGCGCGAAGCCGTCCGGGTTGTGCAGGGTGGCACCGGAGAAGTTGACGTTACCGCCGGTCTTCAGGCCGGGGACGCGGATCTCGCCGTCGGCTTCGAGCCGGTAGGCGAGCAGGGCGCCGGTGATCTCCAGCCGGTCGGCCTGGATGGCCTTGCCCCGCGAGTGCTCGATCCGGGTGCGGGTGAGCACCACCGAACCCTCGATGGCCGCGTCGGTCAGGTTGATCGCCGCGTCCGGGCGACCGCGCTCGCGGTCGTCACCGCGCTGGACCGCGGTCTCGCTGTGCCCCTTGACCGTGTGCTCGACCTCCACCGCGCAGCGGATCAGCCGGACGTCGTTGCGGCTGCGCATGTTGCGGGCCTTGAGCCCGGGCAGCCAGCACCGGCGGAAGACCAGCCCGAGCAGGGTCGCCTCGCGCACGTCCGGCGGTTCTTCGAACCGGCACCGCTCGAACCGGAAGAGGTACTCCAGGTCGAGCGCGCGCAGGTCGAAGCGCCCGGTGATGAGGGCGTCCTCGACCTGCACGAGCGGCGCGTTGGTCGGCTGCTTGCGCAACCGGAGCAACCGGCCCGGCTCCGGCATGATCAACGGCTTGATCAGGTCCTCGGCGCGGATCTCGAACCGGGGGTCCGGCTCGGGATCGAACGGGTCGAAGGCGTCGTCCGGTTCGGGTGGGTCGCCGGGCTCGTGGTCGTCACGAGCCCCGCCCCGGCGAAAAACCACCACCGCTAGTCGTCCACGTGGGTCGGGTTGAGCACGCGGGACAGGAAGGTCTTGGTCCGCTGGTGCTGCGGATCGCCGATCACCCGCGACGGCTGGCCCTGCTCGACCACCACCCCGCCGTCCATGAACAGCACCACGTCGGCCACCTCACGAGCGAACTGCATCTCGTGCGTGACCACCAGCATGGTCATGCCCTCCTCGGCGAGCTGGCGCATCACGCTGAGCACGTCGCCGACCAGCTCCGGGTCCAGCGCCGACGTGGGCTCGTCGAACAGCATGACCTCGGGATTCATCGACAACGCCCGCGCGATCGCCACCCGCTGCTGCTGCCCGCCGGACAGCTGCATCGGCAGCGAGTTCGCCTTCTCCGAGAGCCCGACCTTCTTGAGGTTGTCGCGGGCGACGCGCTCCGCCTCGGCCTTGTCGCGGCCGAGCACCTTGCGCTGCGCGATGGTCAGGTTGTCCAGCACCGACAGGTGGGCGAACAGGTTGAACGACTGGAACACCATGCCGATGCCGCGGCGGGCGTGGTCGATGTCCACGTCGGGATCGGTGATCTCGTGGTCGTTGACCACGATCTTGCCCTGGTTCGGCTCCTCGAGCAGGTTCACGCAGCGCAGGAGGGTGGACTTGCCGGAGCCGGACGGGCCGATGATGCAGACCACCTGACCGCGCTCGACCCGCAGATCGATGCCCTTGAGCACCTGCAGCTCACCGAAGGCCTTGTGCAGTCCGGAAATCTCGACGATCACGTCGCTCATGCCTCGACCTCCAGGCCGCGGTTCTGCTTCCGCCCGGTCCTGCGCTCCAAGTACCGCGAGAGGTAACCGAGGGGGAGGGTGATGATCAGGTAGCAGAGGCCGGCCAGCAGGATCGGCGTCATCGACCCGGTCGCGTTGAGGCCCTCGCGGCCCCACTTGGTCAGCTCGTACTGGTCCCTGGCCAGGCCGAGCAGGTAGATCAGCGACGAGTCCTTGGTGAGCAGGATCAGCTCGTTGGTCAGCGGCGGGAGGATGATCCGGAACGCCTGCGGGATGACGATGGAGACCATCGCCCGGCCCTGGCTCATGCCCAGCGACCTGGCCGCCTCGACCTGGCCGGGCGGCACCGCCTGGATGCCGGCGCGAATGGTCTCGGCCATGTACGCGGCACCGACCGCGCCGAGCGCGATCGCGGCCGTGGAGTAGATGTCGAACTTGATGCCGAAGGCGAGCGGCACACCGAAGCCCAGCGCGATGAACACCAGCAGCGCCGGGATGCCGCGGAAGAACTCGATGTAGACGGTGGCGATCCACCGGTACGGCGGCACCGAGGACAGCTTCATCAGCGCCAGCACGAGCCCGAGCGCCAGGCCGAGCAGGAAGCCGAGCACGGTGTAGATGATGGTGTTCTTCAGCGCAATGGTGATGATGCCGGGGAACTGCTGGGCCGCGGCGTCGAGGTTGAAGAACGCGCGCTGGATCGTCGCCCAGTCCGCGACGAACGCCAGCACGGCGATCACGATCACCAGCAGCGCGTACTGCACCAGCTGGGTCACCTGGCGCCGTTTGCGCTTGGACATGGCCATGGGGAAGAGGCTCCTCGAAAGTGGTCGACAAAACTAGGGCGTGTTTCTCGGGTCAGGTGCGTGAGAGTCGTGATCCAGGTGGTTCCTGGCGGTGCCGCGGGGTCGCCCTCGCACCGGAGCCGTACTCGGGTGATCCCGCGGTGCCGCCAGGGGCCGCCTGGGCGCGGCTATCGCGTGCCCGACCCGAGAAACACGCCCTGAGGGGAACGACCGCCGTGGCGGCCGTTCCCCTCAGTCGTGGATCAGGCGGTCGGCTTCTTGCCGAACCACTTTTCGTAGATGCGGTCGTAGGTGCCGTCGCCCTTGGCCTTGGTCAGCGCCTCGTTGACCTTGGCCAGCAGCGCGCCGTTGCCCTTCTTCACCGCGATGCCGTAGTTGTCCCCGGTGTCGAAGGTGGCGGTGACCTCGACGTCCTGGTTGGCCTTGAGGAAGTCCAGCAGCACCACGTCGTCGTTGATGCCGGCGTCGACCTGGCCGGTCTGCACCGCGGTCTGCTCCAGCGCGAGGTCCTCGAACTGGATGACCTCGTAGCCGAACTTGTCCTTGTTCTCGTTGGCGTAGGTCTCACCGGTGGTGCCCTGCTGCACGCCGAGCTTCTTGCCGCGCAGCTTCTCCAGGCTGTCCAGGCCGGAGCCCTTCTTCACCAGCAGCGCCTGCTTGGCGTTGAAGTACGGCTCGGAGAAGTCCATCACGGCCTGGCGCTCGGGCGTGATCGACATGGCCGCGGCGGCCACGTCGCACTGGCCGATGTTCAGCGACTCACCGGACTTGATGCCCTCGAACGGCGTGTCGAAGATCTTCTGCTCGCTCGCGCCGACCAGGGGCAGCACCAGGTCCACCAGCTCCACGTCGAAGCCGACGGTCTTGTCGCCCTCGGTGAACTGGAAGGGGGCGTAGGGCAGGTGCGTGCAGGTGGTCAGCTTGCCTGCTTCCTTGAGCGTGATCTGCCCACCGGCCTGGGTGTCGGCTCCGGTGTTGACCGATTCGGCGCAGCCTGCCGCGGTAACGGCCAGGGCGAGCGCCGGCAAGATGGTGAGCGCTCTGCGTGTGTATCGACGCGCCACGGTGTCACTCCTAGTAGTCAGAACTCGGCGAGATTTTGCATCCTGCCATCCTGGCGGGTCAACTGCCCAGCATTGGGACGTTACAGCGCCGTTTCGACTAGGTCTTTCCTGTGTCTTCCTGATGGCGGAGTGGACGACATCAGGCCTGCGTATCGCGCGATCACCCGTTCGTGAGCGACCATGAGTTCCATGAACAACAACGCGCCGCCGAAGTTGCCGCCGGCGGGGATGCGGGCCAGGACCAGCTCGCGGAACGGCAGAGCGGGCGCGCAGTTCGACGGTTACCTGGCGAAGGACCGCCCGCACGCCGGCGCCTACGACGAGATGTTCGCCGAGGACGGCACGGTCCGCCCGCCCTACCGCGCGCTGTACGAGTCGATCGCGAGCTACGACGCCACCGATCTGACCGCCCGCTCGGCCGCGCTCGACCGCGCGCTGGTCGACCAGGGCATCACCTTCTCGCTGTCCGGCCAGGAGCGGCCGTTCCCGCTGGACCTGGTGCCGCGGGTGATCACCGCGGCCGAATGGCTCAAGCTCGAACGCGGCGTGGCGCAGCGCGTCCGCGCGCTGGAGGCCTTTCTCGACGACGTCTACGGCGACGCCCAGATCCTCGCCGACGGTGTCCTGCCGCGACGGCTGATCACCTCGTGCTCGCACTTCCAGCGCGAGGCGTTCGGCATCAATCCGCCCAACGGCGTGCGCATCCACGTGGCCGGGGTCGACCTGGTGCGCGACGAGGCGGGCACGTTCCGCGTGCTCGAAGACAATCTGCGCAATCCGTCGGGCGTGTCGTACGTGATGGAGAACCGCCGCACGATGGCGCGCGTGTTCCCCGACCTGTTCGCCCAGCACCGGGTGCGCCCCGTCGGCGACTACGCCTCCCACCTGCTGCGATCGCTGCGCGCGGCGGCCGCGGCCAACGTGGCCGACCCGATGATCGTGGTGCTCACCCCCGGCATCCACAACTCCGCCTACTTCGAGCACTCGCTGCTGGCGCGGCTGATGGGCGTGGAACTGGTCGAGGGCCGCGACCTGTTCTGCCGCGACAACGTGGTCTACCTGCGCACCACCGAGGGCGAGCGGCCGGTGGACGTGATCTACCGGCGCATCGACGACGAGTTCCTCGACCCGGTGCACTACCGGCCGGACTCCGTGCTCGGCATCGCCGGTGTGCTCAACGCCGCCCGCGCGGGGAACGTGGTGATCGCGAACGCGGTGGGCAACGGCGTCGGCGACGACAAGCTGGTCTACACCTACGTGCCGGACATGGTGAAGTACTACCTGAACGAGAAGCCGCTCCTGCCCAATGTGGACACCTTCCGCTGCTGGCTGCCGGACGAGCTGGACTTCGTGCTCGAGCGCATGGACGAGCTGGTGGTCAAGCCGGTCGAGGGTTCCGGGGGTTACGGCATCGTGTTCGGGCCGGACGCCTCGGCCAAGGAGCTGGCCGACCTGCGGCGCAAGGTGAAGGCGGACCGGCGCGGCTGGATCGCCCAGCCGGTGGTGCAGCTGTCCACCGTTCCGTCCAAAGTGGACGACAAGCTGGCACCGCGGCACGTGGACCTGCGGCCGTTCGCGGTCAACGACGGCAACTTCGTTTTTGTCCTGCCCGGCGGGCTGACCAGGGTGGCGCTGCCGGAGGGCAGCCTGGTGGTCAACTCCTCGCAGGGCGGTGGCTCGAAGGACACCTGGGTGCTGGCCAGCCGGTCCTCCTCCGCCGAGCGCGAACTGGCCGAGCCGGCGCTGGCCGAGCAGTCGCAGCTGGACGGGCTCGCCGCCGAACAGGGCCCGGAGCTGACCAGCGCCCAGCAGCAACAGCAGTGATTTCCACGAGGAGGCCCGGATGCTCGCCCGCAACGCCGAATCGTTGTACTGGATCGGCCGGTACGTGGAACGCGCGGACGACACCGCGCGCATCCTCAACGTGTCGGTCCACCATCTGCTGGAGGACGCCACCGTCGACCCGGACCACGCCAGCCGCCAGCTGCTGACCGTGCTCGGCATCGAGCCGGACGGGCAGGGCGAGCTGGACGTGTGGAAGCTGACCGAGCTGGTCGCCTACAACAAGGACAACGCCAGCTCGATCGTCGGCTCGATCACCGCCGCCCGCGAGAACACCCGCGGCGCGCGTGAAGTGGTCTCGACCGAGTTGTGGGAGTGCCTGAACGCCACCTGGAACGCGGTGCCGGACCGGCAGCGCTACGCACGGCGGGCCGGGCCCCACTCCTTTCTCTCCTTCGTGGAGGAACGCGCGGCGATGTTCGCCGGGCTGGCCGACTCGACGATGAGCCGGGACGACGGCTGGCTGTTCATGGTGCTCGGCCGGTCGGTCGAACGCGCGGACATGGTGGTGCGGCTGCTGTTGTCCAGGGTGCAGGACCGCGCGTCCTCACCGGGCTGGATCACCGTGCTGCGCTCGACCGGTGCGCAGGACACCTACCTGCGCACCTATCGCGGCGCGCTGGACGCGGGCCGGATCGTGCAGTTCCTGCTCCGCGACTCGCTGTTCCCGCGATCGGTGTTCCACGCACTGCGCCAGGCGGAGTACTGCCTGGACAAGCTGCAGAAGGGCAGTCACGGGCGCGGCAACGAGAAGGCCGAGGCGCTGCGGTTGCTCGGCCGGGCCCGCAGTGAGCTGGAGTTCCTGCGGCCGTCGGATCTGCTGGAGGATCTGCCGAAGCGGCTGGGTACCTTGCAGACGACGATCCGGGAGATCGGGGAAGCGGTTTCGGTGCAGTACTTCCACTCCTCGCCCTGGGTGGCGTGGCGCGGTGCGGAGGTTTCGCTATGAGCTGGCAGGTCCGCGTGGTGCACCGCACCGGCTACCACTACGCCACCCCGGCCATGCAGTCGTACAACGAGGCGAGGTTGACCCCGCGCTCGGACCGGCGCCAGACGCTGGTGGCGAACCGGCTGGAGACCGATCCGGCGACCAGGGCCTACCGGTACTCCGACTACTGGGGCACCGTGGTGACCTCGTTCGACCTGCACGCGCCGCACACCGAGTTCACCGTGGTGGCCACGTCGCTGGTGGAGACGGCCGAAGCCGCTGAGCCGATCCACGACGCGAGTTGGTCGGACCTGCGCGGGGACGAGGTGATCGACGAGCACACGGAGTTCCTGACGCCGACCGACTACACACCTCGCGATCGGGAACTGGCGAAGGTCGCGCGGGACCTGCGGAAGGGCAAGGACCCGGCGGACACCGTGCTGGCGGTGTCGGACTGGGTGCACGAGCAGCTGAAGTACCAGCCGGGCACCACCGGCGTGCACAGCACGGCCACCGATGCCTGGCAGGCACGGGAAGGCGTGTGCCAGGACTTCGCGCACGTCACGCTGACGATGTTGCGATCGATCGGCGTGCCCGCGCGGTACGTGTCGGGTTACCTGCACACGGAGCCCGAAGCGAAACTCGGGCAAACCGTGCAGGGCGAATCGCACGCCTGGGTCGACGCCTGGACCGGCGGCTGGTGGGCGCACGACCCCACGAACGCCATCCCGGTCGGCCCGCGACACGTCTGGGTGGCCACGGGGCGGGACTATGCGGACGTGGCCCCGCTGAAGGGAATCTTCACCGGCGGCGGGGAGTCCACATTGGACGTTTCGGTGGAGCTGACGCGAGTGGCCTGAACGTGGCTTTCACGGCGGATTCGGCCGTGAAAGCCACGGTCACGGCACAAGTCAGGCCGTCGCGTGGGCGTGCAGGATGTGCGCGACCGCCGTGGTGACTCGCTCGGCTTGGGCCAGGTTCAGCCACTCGTCCGGCACGTGGGCGTTCGAGTCCGGGCCGAGCGCGCCGGTGACCAGGAACTGGGCGTTCGGGTACTTCTCACCCAGCAGGCCCATGAACGGGATCGAGCCGCCGAGGCCCATGGCTCGCCAGGGGGCGCCGAAGACCGTGGTGCTGACCTCATCCAAAGAAGCCGACAACCAGGGTGCCGTGGCCGGGGCGTTCCAGCCGTCGGCGTGTTCCAGGCCGGCCAGTTCCACGGTCGCCGAGTACGGCACGTCCGTGGTCAGCGCCTTCTCCAGCGCGCCGAGCGCGGCCGCGGAGTCGGCCGTCGGCGGCAGGCGGAAGCCCAGCGCCAGGGTGCTGTGCGCGCGCAGCACGTTGCCCGCGTCGATCGGCTCCGGGAAGCCCGAGGCGCCGATCACCGACAACGTGGGCCGCCAGGTGTTGTTCAGCAGCAGCTCCACGTCGTCCTCGTCGACCGTGGTGGTGCCGCCGTGCAGCGGGAACGCCCGCTTCATCGCGCCCGGCGCGGCGGCGGCCGCGGCTTCGGCCTCCGCGGCGCGGTCCGCCGGGACGTCCACGTAAAGCTCGTCGAGCAGCAGGTGCCCGGTCTCGGAGTTCTCCACCCGGTCCAGCAACTCGCGCAGGATGCGGAACGAGCTGGGCACGACGCCGCTGGCCAGGCCCGAGTGCTGACCGGAGTCCAGCACACGCACGGTCAGGTGCAGCTGGACCATGCCGCGCAGGCTGGTGGTCAGCCAGAGCCGTTCGTAGTCCTGACCACCGGAATCCAGGCACACCACGAAGGTGACGTCGCCGAGCCGGTCGCTCAGGTGCTCCAGGTACGCGGGCAGGTCGGGGCTGCCCGACTCCTCGCCGGTCTCCAGCAGCACCACGGCCCGAGCGTGCGAACCGCCCGCCTCGCGCAGGGCCTCCAGCGCGGCCGTCGCGGCATAACCGGCGTACCCGTCGTCGGCCGAGCCGCGGCCGTACAGCCTGCCGTCCTTGATCACCGGCTTCCACGGGTCGAGCCCATCGGACCAGCCACCGAGCGGCGGCTGCTTGTCCAGGTGGCCGTAGAGCAACACGGTGCCCTTGTCCTCGGCGCCGGGAGTGGCCGGCACGTCCAGCAGCAGCACCGGGCTGCGGCCGGGCAGTTCCACCACGTCGATCGAGGCGCCGGGGATCGCCCGGGTCCCGAGCCAGTTCCGGACGTGCTCGACGGCGGCGGCCAGGTGGCCGCTGTTCGCCCAGTCCGGATCGAAACCGGGGGACAGGGCGGGAATCGCCACCAGCCCCGACAGGCTCGGCAGGATGTCGTCCGCCCAGAGCCGCCGCACGGTTTCACGCATCGCGGTCGCATTCACAGTCTGATCCACCCCGCCCATCCTGCCACCAGCTCATTCACCGGCGTGGGCGTGCAGAATCCTGGCCACCGCCTCGGTCACCCGCTCGGTCTGCTCCAGGTGCAGCCACTCGTCCGGCACGTGCGCGTTGTTGCCCGGCCCGCGCGGCCCGGTGACCACGAACTGGGCGTCGGGATAGGCCCCGGCGAACAGGCCGAGGAACGGGATGGTGCCGCCCAGCCCGAGCGCCCGCCACGGCTCGCCGAACACCTCCACGCTCACCTTGTCCAGCGTGGTGGCCAGCCAGGGCGCCAGCTTCGGCGCGTTCCAGCCCGCCGCGCCACCGGCCCGGCCGATCTCCACCTTCGCACCGTACGGCACGTCGGTGGTGAGCGCCCTGGTGATGGCGTCGAGCGCGACCTCGGCGTCCGCGGTCGGCGGCAGCCGGAAGCTGAGCTTGAGCCCGGTGAACGGCCGCAGCACGTTGCCCGCGTCCTCCAGTGACGGCAGCCCGCTGGCCCCGGTCACCGAGAGCGTGGTCCGCCAGGTGTTGTTGAGCACCAGCTCGACCGGGTCGTCGCTGGCGGTGCGCACGCCGTCGGTGATCGGCAGTTCGGGCCGCAGGCCGCCCTCGGCCACGGCCAGGCGCACCTCGTTCAGCCGGTCCTCCGGGATCACCACGCTCAACTCCGGCAACAGCATCTCGCCGGTTCGCGAATCCTCCAGCCGGTCGAGCAGCTGCCGGACCACGCGGAACGAACTGGACACCAGCCCGCTGGAATGGCCGGAGTGCACGCCGGAATCGAGCACGCGCACGGTCAGGTCGAGAAAGGCGATGCCACGCAACGAGGTCGCCAGCCACAGCCGCTCGTAGTCACCGCCCGCCACGTCGAGGCAGACCACCAGGCCGACCCGGCCGATGCGCTCGCGCAGGTGGTCGAGGTAGGCGGCGAGGTCGGGACTGCCGGACTCCTCGCAGGTCTCCAGCAGGACCACGGTGCGCGCGTGCCTGCCGCCCGCGCGGTGCAGCGCCTCCAGCGCGGTCGCGGCGGCGTAACCCGCGTACCCGTCGTCACCGGCACCGCGGCCGTAGAGGCGGCCGTCCTTGACCACCGGCGTCCACGGGTCGAGGCCGGGCGACCACTCACCGGCCGCGGGCTGCTTGTCGAGATGGCCGTAGATCACCACCGTGTCCTCGGTGACCGCCCCGGTCGCCGGGACCTCCAGCAGCAGCAACGGGGTCCGGCCGGGCAGCTTGACCACTTCCACCACCGCGCCGGGCAGCTCCCGGGTGGCCAGCCAGGAACGCATGTGCTCGACCGCCGCGTGCAGGTGGCCGTTGCTGGCCCACAGGGCGTCGAAGGCCGGCGAAAGCGCCGGGATGGTGACGAACTCCGAGAGGCTCGCCAGTGCGTCGATGCGCCACGTGTCCTGAATCGTCTCCCGAAGCGTTCGCTGGTCCATGCCTCGATCCTGACAGAGGGGGTGGGGTACATCACAGGGGGCGAACGGCCGGTGCGCACCGCGCACCCGGGCGCCCGCCGGACTCGCGCCCCCTGCTGGTCCGGGCGTACCAGTGCGCCCTACTTTCGGCTGCCCCATCATCGGGTTTCCTAGTGTTTTCCCTGTTCAGCACGGTTTTTCCGGCAACGAATCAATCTCCGGGACTCACCATCGGGCGGTTCTCATGCCAGGATGTGCGCGAGAACCGTCACCGCCGACGGGCCGGGTGCTCGACCGAGTCCCCAGTGCCGCCGGCGAAGTCGCGGCGGCTGCCACAAGCGGCCGCGCGGCACCGAACTGAGGAGAACGAGCGAATGTCGTCCCCGGAACAGTGGACGCATCCCGAA
The genomic region above belongs to Amycolatopsis sp. YIM 10 and contains:
- a CDS encoding transglutaminase family protein, which encodes MSWQVRVVHRTGYHYATPAMQSYNEARLTPRSDRRQTLVANRLETDPATRAYRYSDYWGTVVTSFDLHAPHTEFTVVATSLVETAEAAEPIHDASWSDLRGDEVIDEHTEFLTPTDYTPRDRELAKVARDLRKGKDPADTVLAVSDWVHEQLKYQPGTTGVHSTATDAWQAREGVCQDFAHVTLTMLRSIGVPARYVSGYLHTEPEAKLGQTVQGESHAWVDAWTGGWWAHDPTNAIPVGPRHVWVATGRDYADVAPLKGIFTGGGESTLDVSVELTRVA
- a CDS encoding alpha-E domain-containing protein; protein product: MLARNAESLYWIGRYVERADDTARILNVSVHHLLEDATVDPDHASRQLLTVLGIEPDGQGELDVWKLTELVAYNKDNASSIVGSITAARENTRGAREVVSTELWECLNATWNAVPDRQRYARRAGPHSFLSFVEERAAMFAGLADSTMSRDDGWLFMVLGRSVERADMVVRLLLSRVQDRASSPGWITVLRSTGAQDTYLRTYRGALDAGRIVQFLLRDSLFPRSVFHALRQAEYCLDKLQKGSHGRGNEKAEALRLLGRARSELEFLRPSDLLEDLPKRLGTLQTTIREIGEAVSVQYFHSSPWVAWRGAEVSL
- a CDS encoding M20/M25/M40 family metallo-hydrolase; amino-acid sequence: MRETVRRLWADDILPSLSGLVAIPALSPGFDPDWANSGHLAAAVEHVRNWLGTRAIPGASIDVVELPGRSPVLLLDVPATPGAEDKGTVLLYGHLDKQPPLGGWSDGLDPWKPVIKDGRLYGRGSADDGYAGYAATAALEALREAGGSHARAVVLLETGEESGSPDLPAYLEHLSDRLGDVTFVVCLDSGGQDYERLWLTTSLRGMVQLHLTVRVLDSGQHSGLASGVVPSSFRILRELLDRVENSETGHLLLDELYVDVPADRAAEAEAAAAAAPGAMKRAFPLHGGTTTVDEDDVELLLNNTWRPTLSVIGASGFPEPIDAGNVLRAHSTLALGFRLPPTADSAAALGALEKALTTDVPYSATVELAGLEHADGWNAPATAPWLSASLDEVSTTVFGAPWRAMGLGGSIPFMGLLGEKYPNAQFLVTGALGPDSNAHVPDEWLNLAQAERVTTAVAHILHAHATA
- a CDS encoding M20/M25/M40 family metallo-hydrolase, giving the protein MDQRTLRETIQDTWRIDALASLSEFVTIPALSPAFDALWASNGHLHAAVEHMRSWLATRELPGAVVEVVKLPGRTPLLLLEVPATGAVTEDTVVIYGHLDKQPAAGEWSPGLDPWTPVVKDGRLYGRGAGDDGYAGYAAATALEALHRAGGRHARTVVLLETCEESGSPDLAAYLDHLRERIGRVGLVVCLDVAGGDYERLWLATSLRGIAFLDLTVRVLDSGVHSGHSSGLVSSSFRVVRQLLDRLEDSRTGEMLLPELSVVIPEDRLNEVRLAVAEGGLRPELPITDGVRTASDDPVELVLNNTWRTTLSVTGASGLPSLEDAGNVLRPFTGLKLSFRLPPTADAEVALDAITRALTTDVPYGAKVEIGRAGGAAGWNAPKLAPWLATTLDKVSVEVFGEPWRALGLGGTIPFLGLFAGAYPDAQFVVTGPRGPGNNAHVPDEWLHLEQTERVTEAVARILHAHAGE